In the genome of Neodiprion pinetum isolate iyNeoPine1 chromosome 2, iyNeoPine1.2, whole genome shotgun sequence, one region contains:
- the LOC124211420 gene encoding general transcription factor 3C polypeptide 4 isoform X3: MEEAITPSINGARDMEPRVLSLGWSPWRLTSPYKCLLATVTSAGAVDILVKVSKNWFSICDLSAAWIANIHGESSGEVRAKLMTTPPTELRDHLRRLQATAICWSELYESGKECFAYLVVAYRNSEIVVWRIPELRHDYEKFKPSIAFQKIMRCNIRINLLKWIHWEKEVLIVLGYSDGQVDAVLLNAIDDESRNCTVIKYWPDADRIPVSCIEVWNSAEHGMLVVICKGSYLSVLRPSHNGSITDTYDIHIRGYSITGVVEASDRVLLITTQDGCLFAVSFEDKNLVYIDIKNNLPSARVQYLGLSCSYNKSLFFNVTSPDIMHDHLINREPSTLCIFTMEGNPKWNARDVLMKNESRSIMRYWDCLESIRVQVLKSQDPPDMLFSATENLDKLSDYHLRITMWTSMIAESYEKKKFPRKIAGTVEETSDAHPLIFLRLATRRLLELGSKKDLSTMQYRCASLLRSYIEVYLAGEEADEQEGGIETVSIQNAKKALSFTDHLSRMELELCDICGEIITDISWKATSCPSGHKLPRCAITLLQVSTVTYRSCPICAQILHPSLDEQYDEPLCPYCEVPAVYDSRVLNTKKKCGSPVRNLSKRRATTLQHQKIQESDKSNENCEENAD; the protein is encoded by the exons ATGGAAGAAGCCATAACGCCAAGTATAAATGGAGCAAGAGACATGGAGCCACGAGTGTTGAGCTTGGGCTGGTCCCCTTGGCGCTTGACGAGTCCCTATAAATGCCTGTTGGCAACCGTCACATCAGCCGGAGCTGTTGATATTCTTGTAAAAGTGTCAAAGAACTGGTTTTCTATTTGCGATCTTTCAGCGGCTTGGATCGCTAATATTCATGGTGAATCCAGTGGCGAAGTTAGGGCCAAATTGATGACGACCCCACCTACTGAGCTGAGAGATCACCTAAGGCGTTTACAAGCGACCGCAATTTGTTGGAGTGAATTATATGAATCAGGGAAGGAATGCTTTGCTTATTTGGTTGTAGCATACCGTAATTCAGAAATAGTTGTGTGGCGTATTCCCGAGCTGCGACACGactatgaaaaattcaaaccttCCATTGCCTTCCAAAAGATTATGCGCTGCAACATAAGGATTAATTTATTAAAGTGGATTCATTGGGAAAAAGAAGTACTTATTGTTCTGGGGTACTCAGATGGCCAAGTTGACGCAGTTTTACTTAATGCCATTGATGATGAGTCCAGAAACTGTACAGTAATCAAATACTGGCCTGATGCAGATCGCATTCCTGTTAGCTGCATCGAAGTTTGGAATAGCGCGGAGCATGGGATGCTAGTTGTAATTTGTAAGGGTTCTTATTTGAGTGTGCTGCGACCATCTCATAACGGCAGTATTACAGATACATATGATATTCATATCAGAGGCTATTCTATAACAG GTGTGGTTGAAGCAAGCGACAGAGTATTACTAATTACAACGCAAGATGGTTGCTTATTTGCAGTTAGTTTTGAGGATAAAAATTTAGTCTACATTgatattaaaaacaatttaccATCAGCTCGTGTTCAGTACTTGGGCCTTTCATGTTCGTACAAcaaatctttatttttcaatgtaacAAGTCCAGACATTATGCACGATCATTTGATCAACCGAGAACCCAGCACACTGTGTATATTTACAATGGAAGGAAATCCAAAATGGAATGCTCGTGATGTGCTGATGAAGAATGAAAGCAGATCAATAATGAGATATTGGGATTGTCTGGAATCGATCAGAGTTCAAGTTCTCAAGTCCCAAGATCCTCCTGACATGTTGTTTTCAGCTACTGAAAACTTGGACAAATTATCGGACTACCATCTGCGTATCACCATGTGGACCTCTATGATAGCAGAATCTtatgagaagaagaaatttccaaGAAAAATCGCAGGAACTGTAGAAGAAACATCGGATGCTCATCCCTTAATTTTCCTGCGCTTGGCGACCAGACGCCTGTTGGAATTAGGATCTAAGAAAGATTTGTCGACAATGCAATATCGTTGCGCCAGTCTACTGCGCTCATATATCGAGGTCTATTTGGCTGGAGAAGAAGCAGACGAACAGGAAGGAGGAATTGAAACTGTATCTATTCAAAACGCAAAGAAAGCTTTGAGCTTTACAGACCATCTAAGTCGAATGGAACTTGAACTTTGTGACATATGTGGCGAAATAATAACAGATATTTCGTGGAAAGCAACCAGCTGCCCATCAGGCCATAAACTACCTAGATGCGCTATAACTCTGCTCCAAGTATCTACAGTAACCTATCGAAGCTGCCCAATTTGTGCACAAATACTCCATCCTTCCTTGGATGAACAATACGACGAACCACTTTGCCCATATTGTGAAGTACCAGCTGTGTACGACAGTCGTGTattgaataccaaaaaaaagTGTGGATCGCCTGTTAGAAATTTATCCAAACGACGGGCTACAACATTACAAcaccaaaaaattcaggaGTCAGATAAATCGAACGAAAATTGTGAGGAGAATGCTGATTAA
- the LOC124211420 gene encoding general transcription factor 3C polypeptide 4 isoform X2, producing MQAKELCSISVSPLVTAPFSVQWSADNHTSILTEKGVHVFELIPAPSSVYPTFNFSRSFIHPSEVLPAQSLNEEVDTVLWKLERVEFYLFLMEEAITPSINGARDMEPRVLSLGWSPWRLTSPYKCLLATVTSAGAVDILVKVSKNWFSICDLSAAWIANIHGESSGEVRAKLMTTPPTELRDHLRRLQATAICWSELYESGKECFAYLVVAYRNSEIVVWRIPELRHDYEKFKPSIAFQKIMRCNIRINLLKWIHWEKEVLIVLGYSDGQVDAVLLNAIDDESRNCTVIKYWPDADRIPVSCIEVWNSAEHGMLVVICKGSYLSVLRPSHNGSITDTYDIHIRGYSITGVVEASDRVLLITTQDGCLFAVSFEDKNLVYIDIKNNLPSARVQYLGLSCSYNKSLFFNVTSPDIMHDHLINREPSTLCIFTMEGNPKWNARDVLMKNESRSIMRYWDCLESIRVQVLKSQDPPDMLFSATENLDKLSDYHLRITMWTSMIAESYEKKKFPRKIAGTVEETSDAHPLIFLRLATRRLLELGSKKDLSTMQYRCASLLRSYIEVYLAGEEADEQEGGIETVSIQNAKKALSFTDHLSRMELELCDICGEIITDISWKATSCPSGHKLPRCAITLLQVSTVTYRSCPICAQILHPSLDEQYDEPLCPYCEVPAVYDSRVLNTKKKCGSPVRNLSKRRATTLQHQKIQESDKSNEN from the exons ATGCAGGCAAAGGAGCTGTGCAGCATATCAGTATCACCGTTAGTTACAGCACCTTTTTCTGTACAATGGTCTGCAGATAACCACACATCCATTCTTACTGAAAAAGGAGTGCATGTATTT GAGTTGATACCTGCTCCATCATCCGTGTACCCaacgttcaatttttcacgttcaTTTATTCACCCATCGGAAGTACTGCCGGCGCAATCGTTGAATGAAGAAGTTGATACAGTATTATGGAAGTTGGAACGAGTGGAATTTTACCTATTTTTAATGGAAGAAGCCATAACGCCAAGTATAAATGGAGCAAGAGACATGGAGCCACGAGTGTTGAGCTTGGGCTGGTCCCCTTGGCGCTTGACGAGTCCCTATAAATGCCTGTTGGCAACCGTCACATCAGCCGGAGCTGTTGATATTCTTGTAAAAGTGTCAAAGAACTGGTTTTCTATTTGCGATCTTTCAGCGGCTTGGATCGCTAATATTCATGGTGAATCCAGTGGCGAAGTTAGGGCCAAATTGATGACGACCCCACCTACTGAGCTGAGAGATCACCTAAGGCGTTTACAAGCGACCGCAATTTGTTGGAGTGAATTATATGAATCAGGGAAGGAATGCTTTGCTTATTTGGTTGTAGCATACCGTAATTCAGAAATAGTTGTGTGGCGTATTCCCGAGCTGCGACACGactatgaaaaattcaaaccttCCATTGCCTTCCAAAAGATTATGCGCTGCAACATAAGGATTAATTTATTAAAGTGGATTCATTGGGAAAAAGAAGTACTTATTGTTCTGGGGTACTCAGATGGCCAAGTTGACGCAGTTTTACTTAATGCCATTGATGATGAGTCCAGAAACTGTACAGTAATCAAATACTGGCCTGATGCAGATCGCATTCCTGTTAGCTGCATCGAAGTTTGGAATAGCGCGGAGCATGGGATGCTAGTTGTAATTTGTAAGGGTTCTTATTTGAGTGTGCTGCGACCATCTCATAACGGCAGTATTACAGATACATATGATATTCATATCAGAGGCTATTCTATAACAG GTGTGGTTGAAGCAAGCGACAGAGTATTACTAATTACAACGCAAGATGGTTGCTTATTTGCAGTTAGTTTTGAGGATAAAAATTTAGTCTACATTgatattaaaaacaatttaccATCAGCTCGTGTTCAGTACTTGGGCCTTTCATGTTCGTACAAcaaatctttatttttcaatgtaacAAGTCCAGACATTATGCACGATCATTTGATCAACCGAGAACCCAGCACACTGTGTATATTTACAATGGAAGGAAATCCAAAATGGAATGCTCGTGATGTGCTGATGAAGAATGAAAGCAGATCAATAATGAGATATTGGGATTGTCTGGAATCGATCAGAGTTCAAGTTCTCAAGTCCCAAGATCCTCCTGACATGTTGTTTTCAGCTACTGAAAACTTGGACAAATTATCGGACTACCATCTGCGTATCACCATGTGGACCTCTATGATAGCAGAATCTtatgagaagaagaaatttccaaGAAAAATCGCAGGAACTGTAGAAGAAACATCGGATGCTCATCCCTTAATTTTCCTGCGCTTGGCGACCAGACGCCTGTTGGAATTAGGATCTAAGAAAGATTTGTCGACAATGCAATATCGTTGCGCCAGTCTACTGCGCTCATATATCGAGGTCTATTTGGCTGGAGAAGAAGCAGACGAACAGGAAGGAGGAATTGAAACTGTATCTATTCAAAACGCAAAGAAAGCTTTGAGCTTTACAGACCATCTAAGTCGAATGGAACTTGAACTTTGTGACATATGTGGCGAAATAATAACAGATATTTCGTGGAAAGCAACCAGCTGCCCATCAGGCCATAAACTACCTAGATGCGCTATAACTCTGCTCCAAGTATCTACAGTAACCTATCGAAGCTGCCCAATTTGTGCACAAATACTCCATCCTTCCTTGGATGAACAATACGACGAACCACTTTGCCCATATTGTGAAGTACCAGCTGTGTACGACAGTCGTGTattgaataccaaaaaaaagTGTGGATCGCCTGTTAGAAATTTATCCAAACGACGGGCTACAACATTACAAcaccaaaaaattcaggaGTCAGATAAATCGAACGAAAATT AG
- the LOC124211420 gene encoding general transcription factor 3C polypeptide 4 isoform X1 — protein MQAKELCSISVSPLVTAPFSVQWSADNHTSILTEKGVHVFELIPAPSSVYPTFNFSRSFIHPSEVLPAQSLNEEVDTVLWKLERVEFYLFLMEEAITPSINGARDMEPRVLSLGWSPWRLTSPYKCLLATVTSAGAVDILVKVSKNWFSICDLSAAWIANIHGESSGEVRAKLMTTPPTELRDHLRRLQATAICWSELYESGKECFAYLVVAYRNSEIVVWRIPELRHDYEKFKPSIAFQKIMRCNIRINLLKWIHWEKEVLIVLGYSDGQVDAVLLNAIDDESRNCTVIKYWPDADRIPVSCIEVWNSAEHGMLVVICKGSYLSVLRPSHNGSITDTYDIHIRGYSITGVVEASDRVLLITTQDGCLFAVSFEDKNLVYIDIKNNLPSARVQYLGLSCSYNKSLFFNVTSPDIMHDHLINREPSTLCIFTMEGNPKWNARDVLMKNESRSIMRYWDCLESIRVQVLKSQDPPDMLFSATENLDKLSDYHLRITMWTSMIAESYEKKKFPRKIAGTVEETSDAHPLIFLRLATRRLLELGSKKDLSTMQYRCASLLRSYIEVYLAGEEADEQEGGIETVSIQNAKKALSFTDHLSRMELELCDICGEIITDISWKATSCPSGHKLPRCAITLLQVSTVTYRSCPICAQILHPSLDEQYDEPLCPYCEVPAVYDSRVLNTKKKCGSPVRNLSKRRATTLQHQKIQESDKSNENCEENAD, from the exons ATGCAGGCAAAGGAGCTGTGCAGCATATCAGTATCACCGTTAGTTACAGCACCTTTTTCTGTACAATGGTCTGCAGATAACCACACATCCATTCTTACTGAAAAAGGAGTGCATGTATTT GAGTTGATACCTGCTCCATCATCCGTGTACCCaacgttcaatttttcacgttcaTTTATTCACCCATCGGAAGTACTGCCGGCGCAATCGTTGAATGAAGAAGTTGATACAGTATTATGGAAGTTGGAACGAGTGGAATTTTACCTATTTTTAATGGAAGAAGCCATAACGCCAAGTATAAATGGAGCAAGAGACATGGAGCCACGAGTGTTGAGCTTGGGCTGGTCCCCTTGGCGCTTGACGAGTCCCTATAAATGCCTGTTGGCAACCGTCACATCAGCCGGAGCTGTTGATATTCTTGTAAAAGTGTCAAAGAACTGGTTTTCTATTTGCGATCTTTCAGCGGCTTGGATCGCTAATATTCATGGTGAATCCAGTGGCGAAGTTAGGGCCAAATTGATGACGACCCCACCTACTGAGCTGAGAGATCACCTAAGGCGTTTACAAGCGACCGCAATTTGTTGGAGTGAATTATATGAATCAGGGAAGGAATGCTTTGCTTATTTGGTTGTAGCATACCGTAATTCAGAAATAGTTGTGTGGCGTATTCCCGAGCTGCGACACGactatgaaaaattcaaaccttCCATTGCCTTCCAAAAGATTATGCGCTGCAACATAAGGATTAATTTATTAAAGTGGATTCATTGGGAAAAAGAAGTACTTATTGTTCTGGGGTACTCAGATGGCCAAGTTGACGCAGTTTTACTTAATGCCATTGATGATGAGTCCAGAAACTGTACAGTAATCAAATACTGGCCTGATGCAGATCGCATTCCTGTTAGCTGCATCGAAGTTTGGAATAGCGCGGAGCATGGGATGCTAGTTGTAATTTGTAAGGGTTCTTATTTGAGTGTGCTGCGACCATCTCATAACGGCAGTATTACAGATACATATGATATTCATATCAGAGGCTATTCTATAACAG GTGTGGTTGAAGCAAGCGACAGAGTATTACTAATTACAACGCAAGATGGTTGCTTATTTGCAGTTAGTTTTGAGGATAAAAATTTAGTCTACATTgatattaaaaacaatttaccATCAGCTCGTGTTCAGTACTTGGGCCTTTCATGTTCGTACAAcaaatctttatttttcaatgtaacAAGTCCAGACATTATGCACGATCATTTGATCAACCGAGAACCCAGCACACTGTGTATATTTACAATGGAAGGAAATCCAAAATGGAATGCTCGTGATGTGCTGATGAAGAATGAAAGCAGATCAATAATGAGATATTGGGATTGTCTGGAATCGATCAGAGTTCAAGTTCTCAAGTCCCAAGATCCTCCTGACATGTTGTTTTCAGCTACTGAAAACTTGGACAAATTATCGGACTACCATCTGCGTATCACCATGTGGACCTCTATGATAGCAGAATCTtatgagaagaagaaatttccaaGAAAAATCGCAGGAACTGTAGAAGAAACATCGGATGCTCATCCCTTAATTTTCCTGCGCTTGGCGACCAGACGCCTGTTGGAATTAGGATCTAAGAAAGATTTGTCGACAATGCAATATCGTTGCGCCAGTCTACTGCGCTCATATATCGAGGTCTATTTGGCTGGAGAAGAAGCAGACGAACAGGAAGGAGGAATTGAAACTGTATCTATTCAAAACGCAAAGAAAGCTTTGAGCTTTACAGACCATCTAAGTCGAATGGAACTTGAACTTTGTGACATATGTGGCGAAATAATAACAGATATTTCGTGGAAAGCAACCAGCTGCCCATCAGGCCATAAACTACCTAGATGCGCTATAACTCTGCTCCAAGTATCTACAGTAACCTATCGAAGCTGCCCAATTTGTGCACAAATACTCCATCCTTCCTTGGATGAACAATACGACGAACCACTTTGCCCATATTGTGAAGTACCAGCTGTGTACGACAGTCGTGTattgaataccaaaaaaaagTGTGGATCGCCTGTTAGAAATTTATCCAAACGACGGGCTACAACATTACAAcaccaaaaaattcaggaGTCAGATAAATCGAACGAAAATTGTGAGGAGAATGCTGATTAA
- the Ire1 gene encoding serine/threonine-protein kinase/endoribonuclease IRE1, giving the protein MTYFRFYIVIAVVLLCGLAEDLPETHSTGLIQEQDDPLLMISTLSGSFIGIGQRSGKIRWRQDDEPAVKVPVDVSEPVVPMFLPDPKDGSLYVFSAESEAVKKLPFTIPQLVASSPCRSSDGILYTGRKTDTWFSIDPHTGEREHLLGFDKVESTCPVKVQDAVFVGRTEYNIMMVDSKQKDRKWNVTFYDYSASKMKPEGTDNYELIHFSTSSTGRIVTLDRRLGVALWELDLESPVIAAYTVSDDGLVSVPFTSVADGTLDHLLKRFKARPGDIQLYPTLYVGEHRHGLYALPSLVDSMSATITTKAGHLLIEGPLMLPPDSDNEDGSLSEKHIPVPHISDTDNDSHSIPVQKGVIVLGHYQVPPEYQVQNQPLQITGRSDPVIQTTPPTLNVTRKQVVAVQTENDVNSTIEYKGMRKTVRTVYNATKLWLNQQENKGLKLALIILMGSLVAMFWYFNAQFKEFQQLSQGSRENSRTSSNGKSGYTAIPEDVGEGLVRIGKITFNTEEILGKGCEGTFVYKGEFDGRSVAVKRLLPECFTFADREVALLRESDAHPNVVRYFCTEQDRMFRYIALELAEATLQDYVAGRYNVDKISAKGILRQATAGLAHLHFLDIVHRDIKPHNVLLSVPGPRGEVRAMISDFGLCKKLQLGRMSFSRRSGVTGTDGWIAPEMLIGERTTCAVDIFSLGCVFYYVLSGGKHPFGDPLRRQANILCGDSDLSVLQGISASDRELALILIRAMIAGTPADRPPATAIHQHPIFWSAAQILGFFQDVSDRVEKDDPDSPALLALESGASAVVQEDWRLHIDVEVATDLRKYRSYRGESVRDLLRALRNKKHHYRELTPQAQLSLGQIPDKFTAYWLNRFPALLNHAWCAMQSCRDDPSLRQYYDPEFQFPFEVDSIDVSQKLEKSSVPSWRIRDAVNWSPNRGKYRGQKKRQERRKAVESVPWTLPPVS; this is encoded by the exons ATGAcgtattttcgattttacatcgTCATCGCTGTCGTCTTGCTATGTGGTCTCGCTGAAGATCTACCTGAG ACTCATAGCACAGGGCTGATTCAAGAACAAGATGATCCGTTGCTGATGATATCTACACTGAGTGGATCATTTATTGGTATAGGTCAACGATCCGGGAAGATACGCTGGCGTCAAGATGATG AACCAGCCGTCAAGGTGCCAGTCGATGTCTCTGAACCAGTTGT GCCGATGTTTTTGCCAGATCCAAAGGACGGCTCTCTTTATGTATTTTCGGCTGAATCAGAGGCAGTAAAAAAGCTGCCGTTCACGATTCCCCAATTGGTTGCTAGTAGTCCATGTCGTAGTAGTGATGGGATACTGTATACAGGACGTAAAACTGATACATGGTTTAGCATAGATCCTCACACTGGTGAAAGGGAACATCTGCTTGGTTTCGACAAAGTGGAATCCACCTGTCCTGTTAAGGTTCAAGATGCGGTGTTCGTCGGCAGAACGGAGTATAACATTATGATGGTCGACAGCAAACAGAAGGACAGAAAGTGGAATGTTACTTTTTACGATTACTCTGCATCAAAAATGAAGCCCGAAGGCACAGATAACTATG AACTCATACACTTCAGTACAAGTTCTACGGGTCGAATAGTGACTTTAGATCGACGACTCGGAGTTGCGTTATGGGAACTGGATTTAGAAAGTCCGGTAATTGCTGCTTACACCGTTAGTGATGATGGCCTAGTATCGGTACCATTCACAAGTGTTGCTGATGGAACTTTGGATCACCTTTTAAAGAGATTTAAAGCACGGCCCGGTGATATTCAGCTTTA TCCGACACTCTACGTGGGTGAACATAGACATGGATTATACGCTTTGCCATCCTTGGTTGATTCCATGAGTGCCACAATAACTACGAAGGCTGGCCATCTTCTGATTGAAGGACCGCTGATGTTGCCACCAGATTCAGACAACGAAGATGGTTCCTTATCAGAAAAACATATTCCAGTACCTCATATTTCAGATACGGATAATGATTCTCATAGCATTCCAGTGCAGAAAGGCGTAATTGTATTAG GTCACTACCAAGTACCTCCTGAATATCAAGTTCAAAATCAACCGCTGCAGATCACAGGTCGTTCAGATCCTGTTATTCAAACCACTCCACCAACTCTTAATGTTACGAGAAAACAGGTGGTTGCTGTTCAAACTGAGAATGATGTTAACAGTACCATTGAGTACAAAGGTATGCGAAAGACTGTTCGAACGGTCTACAATGCCACGAAACTTTGGCTCAATCAACAAGAGAATAAAGGGCTCAAACTTGCCTTGATCATACTAATGGGGTCCCTAGTGGCTATGTTTTGGTATTTCAATGCACAATTTAAGGAATTCCAACAGTTGTCTCAG GGCTCACGAGAAAACAGCCGAACGAGCAGTAATGGCAAAAGTGGTTACACTGCGATACCCGAAGATGTTGGAGAGGGATTGGTCAGAATAGGAAAAATCACTTTCAACACCGAAGAAATTTTGGGCAAGGGATGCGAAGGTACATTTGTGTACAA AGGGGAATTCGACGGTCGCTCAGTAGCTGTAAAACGATTGTTGCCGGAGTGTTTTACATTCGCCGATCGGGAAGTAGCTTTGTTGAGAGAATCGGATGCCCATCCAAATGTTGTTCGATATTTCTGCACTGAACAGGACAGGATGTTCCGATATATTGCATTGGAGTTAGCTGAAGCAACTCTGCAGGATTATGTTGCTGGGCGATACAATGTTGATAAAATATCTGCTAAGGGTATTCTGAGACAAGCCACCGCAGGTCTTGCTCATCTTCACTTCTtagatatag TTCACAGGGATATTAAGCCCCACAATGTACTCCTCTCTGTCCCTGGACCTCGCGGAGAGGTCAGAGCCATGATATCGGACTTTGGActttgcaaaaaacttcagctcGGTCGTATGTCTTTTTCGCGAAGGTCGGGAGTGACGGGAACTGATGGATGGATCGCACCTGAGATGCTCATTGGAGAGAGAACTACTTGCGCAGTTGATATATTCTCGCTCGGATGTGTCTTCTACTATGTTTTGTCGGGCGGGAAGCATCCGTTTGGCGATCCATTAAGAAGACAAGCAAATATTTTAT GTGGAGATAGCGATCTTTCAGTTCTTCAAGGGATATCCGCAAGCGATCGTGAATTAGCTTTGATTTTAATCAGGGCTATGATTGCTGGTACACCAGCTGATCGCCCACCGGCTACTGCCATTCACCAACATCCCATATTTTGGAGCGCTGCACAGATACTTGGATTTTTCCAG GACGTCAGCGATAGAGTAGAAAAAGATGACCCAGACAGTCCAGCTCTGCTTGCTTTAGAATCTGGAGCATCTGCTGTTGTGCAAGAAGATTGGCGCTTACACATAGACGTCGAAGTTGCTACCGATCTTCGAAAATATCGAAGTTATCGTGGAGAGAGTGTCAGAGATTTGTTAAGAGCTCTTCGAAACAAG AAACATCATTATCGAGAATTGACACCGCAGGCTCAACTAAGCTTGGGACAAATTCCAGATAAATTTACAGCGTATTGGTTGAATAGATTTCCAGCTTTGTTGAATCACGCGTGGTGTGCGATGCAGAGTTGTCGTGATGATCCTAGTTTAAGACAGTACTATGATCCCGAGTTTCAATTTCCTTTTGAGGTTGATAGTATAGACGTTTCACAGAAGTTAGAAAAATCATCTGTTCCGTCATGGAGAATACGTGATGCGGTCAATTGGAGTCCAAATCGAGGAAAATATAGGGGACAGAAAAAACGACAAGAACGACGAAAAGCGGTGGAATCTGTCCCCTGGACGTTGCCTCCGGTGAGTTAA